A stretch of Malus sylvestris chromosome 11, drMalSylv7.2, whole genome shotgun sequence DNA encodes these proteins:
- the LOC126588170 gene encoding uncharacterized protein LOC126588170: protein MSGPSDRRFDLNLVEEAAPPSPDNIWRPSFVSPTGPLTVGDSVMKNDMTAAVVARNLLTPKDNRLLSKRSDELAVKDSLALNVQCAGSVSNMAQRLFARTRQVESLAAEVMSLKQEIRGLKHENKQLHRLAHDYARNMKRKLDQMKETDGQVLLDHQRFVGLFQRHLLPSSSGAVPRNEAPNDQPLMPPPSRVLSSTEAPNDPSPVPSLSGALPTAETSPKQPL from the coding sequence atgtctggcccctccgaccgtcgttttgacttgaaccttgttgaagaggcagccccgccttctccagacaacatatggcgcccatccttcgtctcccctactggtcctcttaccgttggggattccgtgatgaagaatgatatgaccgctgcggtggtggccaggaaccttctcactcccaaagataacagactactttccaaacggtctgatgagttagctgttaaggattcgctggctctcaatgttcagtgtgcaggttctgtgtctaatatggcccaacgcctatttgctcgaacccgccaagttgaatcattggcggctgaagtgatgagtctcaaacaggagattagagggctcaagcatgagaataaacagttgcaccggctcgcacatgactatgctagaaacatgaagaggaagcttgaccagatgaaggaaactgatggtcaggttttacttgatcatcagagatttgtgggtttgttccaaaggcatttattgccttcgtcttctggggctgtaccgcgtaatgaagctccaaatgatcaacctctgatgcctcctccttctagggttctgtccagtactgaggctccaaatgatccctctccggtgccttctctttctggggctctaccgactgctgaaacttctcctaagcaacctttgtga
- the LOC126588723 gene encoding probable WRKY transcription factor 31 isoform X2, with amino-acid sequence MESAASDHSIHNCRSIEAQHVVLSPETADDHDHHGKRVVDELDFFAHKGRLKEAKDHTAEVKEECDHHGVGQEKQLPDTGLNLLTTYTSSDKSSMDVGTSSSRNMEDKHRTNELAVLQAELGRMNVENQRLRGVIHQVNTNYQALQVHLVKLKNQKTDQQAAEQHKMNLNGSEVLKEKQLMNEFNNLAPRQFMDMGRAEKDELSQCSHEGCRSQDCSGSFPRNNIVESMECCKGTSHVHRDISGRSSTTGAEDSPDHEFQGWIPNKVPKLMSPPREVDQASSETISMIKKARVSVRARSEASMISDGCQWRKYGQKMAKGNPCPRAYYRCTMATGCPVRKQVQRCAEDRTILITTYEGQHNHPLPPAAMAMASTTSAAASMLLSGSNPSADGLISSNTFLARTGLPNCPPSLATLSATAPFPTVTLDLTRTPTSSEMPLGQPNQLPSNFPHNNLMSVPQILGQALYNQPKFSVLNSLQGLDSTTHSLADKVSAATAAIAADPNFTTALVAAITSIVGNVQSNNNTNNNVSPRNDSGNNT; translated from the exons ATGGAATCTGCAGCTAGTGATCATTCTATTCACAACTGCAGATCAATTGAAGCACAGCATGTCGTACTTTCTCCCGAGACGGCGGATGATCACGATCATCATGGGAAGCGAGTTGTAGATGAATTAGACTTCTTTGCTCATAAGGGTCGTTTGAAAGAAGCTAAAGATCACACGGCAGAAGTTAAAGAAGAATGCGATCATCACGGGGTTGGTCAAGAAAAGCAACTACCCGAC ACTGGATTGAATCTTCTTACAACATACACCAGTAGCGACAAATCATCCATGGATGTTGGAACTTCGTCGTCCCGTAATATGGAAGACAAGCATAGAACAAATGAG TTGGCAGTTCTTCAAGCTGAACTAGGCCGTATGAATGTAGAAAATCAACGGTTGAGAGGTGTGATTCATCAGGTTAACACTAATTACCAGGCGTTGCAGGTGCACCTTGTGAAACTGAAAAATCAAAAGACTGATCAACAAGCTGCAGAACAACACAAG ATGAACTTAAATGGATCAGAGGTACTAAAAGAGAAGCAGTTGATGAACGAGTTCAATAATCTTGCTCCAAGACAATTTATGGATATGGGAAGGGCTGAGAAAGATGAGCTTTCACAGTGTTCTCATGAAGGCTGCAGATCCCAAGATTGTTCTGGGTCGTTCCCTCGAAACAACATAGTCGAGTCAATGGAGTGCTGCAAGGGTACTAGTCATGTTCACAGGGATATTAGTGGAAGAAGTAGTACTACTGGGGCAGAAGACAGCCCTGACCACGAATTTCAAGGGTGGATTCCTAATAAGGTTCCCAAGTTGATGAGCCCTCCTAGGGAAGTGGATCAAGCCTCATCCGAAACCATATCCATGATTAAAAAAGCTCGGGTTTCTGTTCGAGCACGATCTGAAGCTTCCATG ATATCTGATGGATGCCAATGGAGAAAGTATGGCCAGAAAATGGCTAAAGGAAATCCATGCCCTCGAGCTTATTATCGTTGCACTATGGCAACTGGTTGCCCAGTTCGCAAACAG gtacaaagATGTGCGGAAGATCGAACAATACTTATAACAACATACGAAGGTCAACACAACCATCCACTCCCTCCAGCTGCAATGGCCATGGCATCTACTACATCAGCAGCAGCATCAATGCTTCTATCAGGCTCAAATCCTAGTGCTGATGGCCTAATAAGCTCAAACACCTTCCTAGCAAGAACAGGATTGCCTAACTGCCCACCAAGCTTGGCAACACTTTCGGCTACAGCCCCATTTCCTACTGTCACCTTGGACCTCACTCGCACTCCCACTTCCTCAGAGATGCCACTTGGCCAACCAAACCAGCTCCCTTCAAATTTTCCCCACAACAATCTTATGTCTGTGCCACAAATTCTAGGTCAAGCCCTTTACAACCAACCCAAATTCTCGGTTCTCAATAGCCTTCAGGGGTTGGATAGTACTACACACTCACTGGCTGACAAAGTCAGTGCAGCAACAGCAGCCATCGCAGCTGACCCTAATTTCACAACGGCTCTGGTAGCAGCCATCACCTCTATCGTTGGCAATGTTCAATCAAACAATAACACCAATAACAATGTTTCTCCAAGAAACGATAGTGGCAACAATACATGA
- the LOC126588723 gene encoding probable WRKY transcription factor 31 isoform X1 — protein MESAASDHSIHNCRSIEAQHVVLSPETADDHDHHGKRVVDELDFFAHKGRLKEAKDHTAEVKEECDHHGVGQEKQLPDVNTGLNLLTTYTSSDKSSMDVGTSSSRNMEDKHRTNELAVLQAELGRMNVENQRLRGVIHQVNTNYQALQVHLVKLKNQKTDQQAAEQHKMNLNGSEVLKEKQLMNEFNNLAPRQFMDMGRAEKDELSQCSHEGCRSQDCSGSFPRNNIVESMECCKGTSHVHRDISGRSSTTGAEDSPDHEFQGWIPNKVPKLMSPPREVDQASSETISMIKKARVSVRARSEASMISDGCQWRKYGQKMAKGNPCPRAYYRCTMATGCPVRKQVQRCAEDRTILITTYEGQHNHPLPPAAMAMASTTSAAASMLLSGSNPSADGLISSNTFLARTGLPNCPPSLATLSATAPFPTVTLDLTRTPTSSEMPLGQPNQLPSNFPHNNLMSVPQILGQALYNQPKFSVLNSLQGLDSTTHSLADKVSAATAAIAADPNFTTALVAAITSIVGNVQSNNNTNNNVSPRNDSGNNT, from the exons ATGGAATCTGCAGCTAGTGATCATTCTATTCACAACTGCAGATCAATTGAAGCACAGCATGTCGTACTTTCTCCCGAGACGGCGGATGATCACGATCATCATGGGAAGCGAGTTGTAGATGAATTAGACTTCTTTGCTCATAAGGGTCGTTTGAAAGAAGCTAAAGATCACACGGCAGAAGTTAAAGAAGAATGCGATCATCACGGGGTTGGTCAAGAAAAGCAACTACCCGACGTAAAT ACTGGATTGAATCTTCTTACAACATACACCAGTAGCGACAAATCATCCATGGATGTTGGAACTTCGTCGTCCCGTAATATGGAAGACAAGCATAGAACAAATGAG TTGGCAGTTCTTCAAGCTGAACTAGGCCGTATGAATGTAGAAAATCAACGGTTGAGAGGTGTGATTCATCAGGTTAACACTAATTACCAGGCGTTGCAGGTGCACCTTGTGAAACTGAAAAATCAAAAGACTGATCAACAAGCTGCAGAACAACACAAG ATGAACTTAAATGGATCAGAGGTACTAAAAGAGAAGCAGTTGATGAACGAGTTCAATAATCTTGCTCCAAGACAATTTATGGATATGGGAAGGGCTGAGAAAGATGAGCTTTCACAGTGTTCTCATGAAGGCTGCAGATCCCAAGATTGTTCTGGGTCGTTCCCTCGAAACAACATAGTCGAGTCAATGGAGTGCTGCAAGGGTACTAGTCATGTTCACAGGGATATTAGTGGAAGAAGTAGTACTACTGGGGCAGAAGACAGCCCTGACCACGAATTTCAAGGGTGGATTCCTAATAAGGTTCCCAAGTTGATGAGCCCTCCTAGGGAAGTGGATCAAGCCTCATCCGAAACCATATCCATGATTAAAAAAGCTCGGGTTTCTGTTCGAGCACGATCTGAAGCTTCCATG ATATCTGATGGATGCCAATGGAGAAAGTATGGCCAGAAAATGGCTAAAGGAAATCCATGCCCTCGAGCTTATTATCGTTGCACTATGGCAACTGGTTGCCCAGTTCGCAAACAG gtacaaagATGTGCGGAAGATCGAACAATACTTATAACAACATACGAAGGTCAACACAACCATCCACTCCCTCCAGCTGCAATGGCCATGGCATCTACTACATCAGCAGCAGCATCAATGCTTCTATCAGGCTCAAATCCTAGTGCTGATGGCCTAATAAGCTCAAACACCTTCCTAGCAAGAACAGGATTGCCTAACTGCCCACCAAGCTTGGCAACACTTTCGGCTACAGCCCCATTTCCTACTGTCACCTTGGACCTCACTCGCACTCCCACTTCCTCAGAGATGCCACTTGGCCAACCAAACCAGCTCCCTTCAAATTTTCCCCACAACAATCTTATGTCTGTGCCACAAATTCTAGGTCAAGCCCTTTACAACCAACCCAAATTCTCGGTTCTCAATAGCCTTCAGGGGTTGGATAGTACTACACACTCACTGGCTGACAAAGTCAGTGCAGCAACAGCAGCCATCGCAGCTGACCCTAATTTCACAACGGCTCTGGTAGCAGCCATCACCTCTATCGTTGGCAATGTTCAATCAAACAATAACACCAATAACAATGTTTCTCCAAGAAACGATAGTGGCAACAATACATGA
- the LOC126588723 gene encoding probable WRKY transcription factor 31 isoform X3 has protein sequence MESAASDHSIHNCRSIEAQHVVLSPETADDHDHHGKRVVDELDFFAHKGRLKEAKDHTAEVKEECDHHGVGQEKQLPDVNTGLNLLTTYTSSDKSSMDVGTSSSRNMEDKHRTNEVHLVKLKNQKTDQQAAEQHKMNLNGSEVLKEKQLMNEFNNLAPRQFMDMGRAEKDELSQCSHEGCRSQDCSGSFPRNNIVESMECCKGTSHVHRDISGRSSTTGAEDSPDHEFQGWIPNKVPKLMSPPREVDQASSETISMIKKARVSVRARSEASMISDGCQWRKYGQKMAKGNPCPRAYYRCTMATGCPVRKQVQRCAEDRTILITTYEGQHNHPLPPAAMAMASTTSAAASMLLSGSNPSADGLISSNTFLARTGLPNCPPSLATLSATAPFPTVTLDLTRTPTSSEMPLGQPNQLPSNFPHNNLMSVPQILGQALYNQPKFSVLNSLQGLDSTTHSLADKVSAATAAIAADPNFTTALVAAITSIVGNVQSNNNTNNNVSPRNDSGNNT, from the exons ATGGAATCTGCAGCTAGTGATCATTCTATTCACAACTGCAGATCAATTGAAGCACAGCATGTCGTACTTTCTCCCGAGACGGCGGATGATCACGATCATCATGGGAAGCGAGTTGTAGATGAATTAGACTTCTTTGCTCATAAGGGTCGTTTGAAAGAAGCTAAAGATCACACGGCAGAAGTTAAAGAAGAATGCGATCATCACGGGGTTGGTCAAGAAAAGCAACTACCCGACGTAAAT ACTGGATTGAATCTTCTTACAACATACACCAGTAGCGACAAATCATCCATGGATGTTGGAACTTCGTCGTCCCGTAATATGGAAGACAAGCATAGAACAAATGAG GTGCACCTTGTGAAACTGAAAAATCAAAAGACTGATCAACAAGCTGCAGAACAACACAAG ATGAACTTAAATGGATCAGAGGTACTAAAAGAGAAGCAGTTGATGAACGAGTTCAATAATCTTGCTCCAAGACAATTTATGGATATGGGAAGGGCTGAGAAAGATGAGCTTTCACAGTGTTCTCATGAAGGCTGCAGATCCCAAGATTGTTCTGGGTCGTTCCCTCGAAACAACATAGTCGAGTCAATGGAGTGCTGCAAGGGTACTAGTCATGTTCACAGGGATATTAGTGGAAGAAGTAGTACTACTGGGGCAGAAGACAGCCCTGACCACGAATTTCAAGGGTGGATTCCTAATAAGGTTCCCAAGTTGATGAGCCCTCCTAGGGAAGTGGATCAAGCCTCATCCGAAACCATATCCATGATTAAAAAAGCTCGGGTTTCTGTTCGAGCACGATCTGAAGCTTCCATG ATATCTGATGGATGCCAATGGAGAAAGTATGGCCAGAAAATGGCTAAAGGAAATCCATGCCCTCGAGCTTATTATCGTTGCACTATGGCAACTGGTTGCCCAGTTCGCAAACAG gtacaaagATGTGCGGAAGATCGAACAATACTTATAACAACATACGAAGGTCAACACAACCATCCACTCCCTCCAGCTGCAATGGCCATGGCATCTACTACATCAGCAGCAGCATCAATGCTTCTATCAGGCTCAAATCCTAGTGCTGATGGCCTAATAAGCTCAAACACCTTCCTAGCAAGAACAGGATTGCCTAACTGCCCACCAAGCTTGGCAACACTTTCGGCTACAGCCCCATTTCCTACTGTCACCTTGGACCTCACTCGCACTCCCACTTCCTCAGAGATGCCACTTGGCCAACCAAACCAGCTCCCTTCAAATTTTCCCCACAACAATCTTATGTCTGTGCCACAAATTCTAGGTCAAGCCCTTTACAACCAACCCAAATTCTCGGTTCTCAATAGCCTTCAGGGGTTGGATAGTACTACACACTCACTGGCTGACAAAGTCAGTGCAGCAACAGCAGCCATCGCAGCTGACCCTAATTTCACAACGGCTCTGGTAGCAGCCATCACCTCTATCGTTGGCAATGTTCAATCAAACAATAACACCAATAACAATGTTTCTCCAAGAAACGATAGTGGCAACAATACATGA
- the LOC126589305 gene encoding aspartic proteinase A1-like isoform X2 yields METKLKSVTATLFLCFFLCPLVFCESKDGLLRIGLKKRKLDQNNRVASQIDSNEGEALRAALQKYRLGGNLADSEDIDIVSLKNYMDAQYFGEIGIGTPPQKFTVIFDTGSSNLWVPSSKCYFSIACYLHPKYKSSSSSTYNKNGKPAAIQYGTGAISGFFSEDHVTVGDLVVKDQEFIEATKEPGITFLVAKFDGILGLGFQEISVGNAVPVWYNMVNQGLLKEPVFSFWFNRNADEEEGGEIVFGGVDPNHYKGKHTYVPVTQKGYWQFDMGDVMIDGQTTGFCADGCSAIADSGTSLLVGPTTIITELNHAIGASGIVSQECKTVVAQYGETIIERILAKDQPAKICSQIGLCSFDGTRGVSIGIKSVVEENAHKVSGGLSDATCSACEMTVVWMQNQLKQNQTQERILDYVNQLCERLPSPMGESAVDCGGLSSMPNVSFTIGGRTFDLTPEQYVLKVGEGDVAQCISGFTALDVPPPRGPLWILGDVFMGRYHTVFDYGNERIGFAEAA; encoded by the exons ATGGAAACCAAACTCAAATCTGTTACAGCGACGCTCTTTCTGTGCTTCTTCTTGTGTCCGTTGGTTTTCTGCGAGTCCAAAGATGGGTTGCTCCGGATTGGTCTCAAAAAGAGGAAACTTGATCAAAATAACAGGGTTGCTTCCCAGATTGATTCCAATGAAGGAGAGGCTCTGAGAGCTGCTCTCCAAAAGTATCGTCTGGGTGGGAATTTGGCTGATTCTGAGGACATTGATATTGTATCTCTCAAGAATTACATGGATGCTCAATACTTTGGTGAGATTGGTATTGGCACTCCCCCTCAGAAGTTCACTGTGATATTTGATACTGGTAGTTCAAATTTGTGGGTGCCTTCATCTAAGTGTTATTTCTCG ATTGCGTGCTATTTACATCCGAAATACAAGTCAAGCAGTTCGAGCACCTACAACAAAAATG GTAAGCCTGCAGCCATCCAGTACGGAACTGGAGCTATTTCTGGGTTCTTTAGTGAAGATCATGTAACAGTTGGTGATCTTGTGGTTAAAGATCAG GAATTTATTGAGGCAACAAAGGAACCCGGCATCACATTCCTGGTAGCCAAATTTGATGGCATACTTGGACTTGGATTTCAAGAGATTTCAGTTGGAAATGCTGTACCTGTGTG GTATAACATGGTCAATCAGGGTCTCCTGAAGGAACCAGTTTTCTCATTCTGGTTTAACCGTAATGCTGACGAAGAAGAAGGAGGTGAAATTGTTTTTGGTGGAGTGGACCCCAATCACTACAAGGGAAAGCACACATATGTTCCTGTTACACAGAAAGGCTATTGGCAG TTTGACATGGGTGATGTTATGATTGATGGTCAAACTACTG GATTTTGTGCTGATGGCTGTTCGGCAATTGCTGATTCTGGAACTTCTTTGTTGGTTGGCCCAACG ACTATTATCACTGAACTTAATCATGCCATTGGAGCCTCTGGGATTGTAAGTCAAGAGTGCAAGACTGTAGTTGCACAATATGGGGAAACCATAATTGAGAGAATTTTAGCAAAG GATCAACCAGCGAAAATCTGCTCTCAGATTGGTTTGTGCTCATTCGATGGGACTCGTGGTGTTAG TATTGGAATCAAGAGTGTTGTGGAGGAGAACGCTCACAAGGTTTCTGGTGGCTTATCTGATGCGACATGTTCTGCTTGTGAGATGACGGTTGTATGGATGCAAAACCAGCTCAAGCAGAATCAGACACAGGAACGAATTCTTGACTATGTGAATCAG CTCTGTGAACGGTTGCCTAGCCCAATGGGAGAATCTGCAGTTGATTGTGGTGGTTTGTCTTCCATGCCCAATGTTTCCTTTACAATTGGTGGAAGAACATTTGATCTCACCCCTGAGCAG TATGTGCTCAAGGTAGGCGAGGGAGATGTAGCACAATGCATTAGTGGATTTACTGCTTTGGATGTCCCACCTCCCCGCGGACCTCTCTG gATCTTGGGAGATGTATTCATGGGTCGCTATCATACAGTGTTTGACTATGGCAATGAGAGAATCGGTTTTGCGGAAGCTGCATAG
- the LOC126589304 gene encoding mitogen-activated protein kinase kinase kinase 18-like, producing the protein MSRINNEHLAIQANISKIATKHKTQNSHIFSSAMEHWTRGPTVGRGSTATVSLATSTISGERFAVKSTELSSSSFLQKEQCFLSKLSCPHIVKYLGCNVSIENNEHMYNLCMEYVSGGTLFDAIRRRGGPLEEAMIQLYTHQIVQGLEYLHENKLVHCDIKSQNILVTEESAKIADLGCAKLVQGVAEDEYSVEASATISGTPVFMAPEVARGEEQGFGADIWALGCTIIEMATGGGPWPEINDPVSAIYRIGFSGEVPEIPSRLSSKGKDFLSKCLMKDPRERWTAKQLLEHPFLEEHLGSKFNTEQVMGSPISVLDQGLWDSFEGSESPTGLQSVEVEGVCLNSPTERIKKLIGFSTSSYAPNWEFDESWSTVRSNGDEELENLDVANNNVVSDDEVFAATSSTVASIVLEETESLNSDEDLDFEFMISNSVIEDYFVSNHLQIESDNQNYDFIHSHCYHSCLSFACQSNISGVSFLFCFSFSSSNFQGRQAYSIDKSPTSYPFSDPAAPNTRRGLKLELSKFHS; encoded by the coding sequence ATGTCACGTATAAATAATGAGCATTTAGCCATTCAGGCAAACATTTCAAAAATCGCCaccaaacataaaactcaaaactctcACATTTTCTCTTCTGCCATGGAGCACTGGACCCGAGGACCGACCGTCGGCCGCGGCTCCACTGCCACAGTCTCCCTCGCCACCAGCACCATCTCCGGCGAACGATTTGCGGTGAAGTCTACCGAGCTCTCCAGCTCGTCTTTTTTGCAGAAGGAGCAATGTTTCTTGTCCAAGCTAAGTTGCCCCCATATAGTTAAGTACTTGGGCTGCAATGTTAGCATTGAAAACAACGAGCATATGTACAATCTCTGCATGGAGTACGTATCCGGCGGCACGCTTTTCGATGCGATTCGGAGGCGGGGAGGGCCGCTAGAGGAGGCCATGATCCAACTGTACACACATCAAATTGTGCAAGGATTGGAGTATTTGCATGAGAATAAGTTGGTACATTGTGACATCAAGAGCCAAAACATTTTGGTGACCGAAGAGAGCGCCAAAATTGCCGATTTGGGTTGTGCTAAATTGGTACAAGGAGTTGCAGAGGACGAATACTCTGTCGAGGCAAGTGCTACTATTTCGGGTACGCCGGTGTTTATGGCGCCAGAGGTTGCTCGCGGCGAGGAGCAGGGGTTTGGGGCTGACATATGGGCTCTAGGGTGCACAATTATAGAAATGGCAACCGGTGGCGGGCCTTGGCCGGAGATAAATGATCCGGTTTCAGCTATCTACCGGATTGGATTCTCCGGTGAGGTACCGGAGATTCCAAGCCGACTTTCGAGCAAGGGTAAGGATTTCTTGAGCAAGTGTTTGATGAAAGATCCAAGAGAGAGGTGGACAGCTAAGCAGCTTCTTGAGCATCCATTTCTGGAAGAGCATTTGGGGTCCAAGTTCAATACAGAGCAAGTAATGGGGTCTCCAATTAGTGTGTTGGATCAAGGCCTTTGGGATTCATTTGAAGGATCTGAAAGTCCAACGGGATTGCAATCTGTTGAGGTTGAAGGTGTTTGTTTGAATTCTCCAACAGAAAGGATCAAGAAACTGATTGGATTTTCGACATCTTCATATGCACCCAATTGGGAATTTGACGAAAGTTGGTCCACTGTTAGAAGCAATGGCGACGAAGAACTCGAAAACTTGGATGTTGCAAACAACAATGTCGTCTCAGACGATGAAGTTTTTGCTGCAACTTCTTCAACTGTGGCTTCAATTGTTCTTGAAGAGACTGAGAGTTTAAACTCTGATGAGGATTTAGATTTTGAATTTATGATTAGTAATAGTGTGATAGAAGATTATTTTGTATCAAACCATCTTCAAATTGAATCAGATAATCAGAATTATGATTTTATTCACTCCCATTGTTATCATTCGTGTCTTAGTTTTGCCTGCCAAAGTAACATTAGTGGagtttcttttctattttgttttagttttagtAGTTCCAACTTCCAAGGGCGACAAGCCTATAGCATTGACAAATCACCGACTAGCTACCCGTTTAGCGATCCTGCTGCTCCCAATACTAGAAGAGGTCTCAAACTTGAATTGTCAAAGTTTCATAGTTGA
- the LOC126589305 gene encoding aspartic proteinase A1-like isoform X1: MQLNMETKLKSVTATLFLCFFLCPLVFCESKDGLLRIGLKKRKLDQNNRVASQIDSNEGEALRAALQKYRLGGNLADSEDIDIVSLKNYMDAQYFGEIGIGTPPQKFTVIFDTGSSNLWVPSSKCYFSIACYLHPKYKSSSSSTYNKNGKPAAIQYGTGAISGFFSEDHVTVGDLVVKDQEFIEATKEPGITFLVAKFDGILGLGFQEISVGNAVPVWYNMVNQGLLKEPVFSFWFNRNADEEEGGEIVFGGVDPNHYKGKHTYVPVTQKGYWQFDMGDVMIDGQTTGFCADGCSAIADSGTSLLVGPTTIITELNHAIGASGIVSQECKTVVAQYGETIIERILAKDQPAKICSQIGLCSFDGTRGVSIGIKSVVEENAHKVSGGLSDATCSACEMTVVWMQNQLKQNQTQERILDYVNQLCERLPSPMGESAVDCGGLSSMPNVSFTIGGRTFDLTPEQYVLKVGEGDVAQCISGFTALDVPPPRGPLWILGDVFMGRYHTVFDYGNERIGFAEAA; this comes from the exons atgcAGTTAAACATGGAAACCAAACTCAAATCTGTTACAGCGACGCTCTTTCTGTGCTTCTTCTTGTGTCCGTTGGTTTTCTGCGAGTCCAAAGATGGGTTGCTCCGGATTGGTCTCAAAAAGAGGAAACTTGATCAAAATAACAGGGTTGCTTCCCAGATTGATTCCAATGAAGGAGAGGCTCTGAGAGCTGCTCTCCAAAAGTATCGTCTGGGTGGGAATTTGGCTGATTCTGAGGACATTGATATTGTATCTCTCAAGAATTACATGGATGCTCAATACTTTGGTGAGATTGGTATTGGCACTCCCCCTCAGAAGTTCACTGTGATATTTGATACTGGTAGTTCAAATTTGTGGGTGCCTTCATCTAAGTGTTATTTCTCG ATTGCGTGCTATTTACATCCGAAATACAAGTCAAGCAGTTCGAGCACCTACAACAAAAATG GTAAGCCTGCAGCCATCCAGTACGGAACTGGAGCTATTTCTGGGTTCTTTAGTGAAGATCATGTAACAGTTGGTGATCTTGTGGTTAAAGATCAG GAATTTATTGAGGCAACAAAGGAACCCGGCATCACATTCCTGGTAGCCAAATTTGATGGCATACTTGGACTTGGATTTCAAGAGATTTCAGTTGGAAATGCTGTACCTGTGTG GTATAACATGGTCAATCAGGGTCTCCTGAAGGAACCAGTTTTCTCATTCTGGTTTAACCGTAATGCTGACGAAGAAGAAGGAGGTGAAATTGTTTTTGGTGGAGTGGACCCCAATCACTACAAGGGAAAGCACACATATGTTCCTGTTACACAGAAAGGCTATTGGCAG TTTGACATGGGTGATGTTATGATTGATGGTCAAACTACTG GATTTTGTGCTGATGGCTGTTCGGCAATTGCTGATTCTGGAACTTCTTTGTTGGTTGGCCCAACG ACTATTATCACTGAACTTAATCATGCCATTGGAGCCTCTGGGATTGTAAGTCAAGAGTGCAAGACTGTAGTTGCACAATATGGGGAAACCATAATTGAGAGAATTTTAGCAAAG GATCAACCAGCGAAAATCTGCTCTCAGATTGGTTTGTGCTCATTCGATGGGACTCGTGGTGTTAG TATTGGAATCAAGAGTGTTGTGGAGGAGAACGCTCACAAGGTTTCTGGTGGCTTATCTGATGCGACATGTTCTGCTTGTGAGATGACGGTTGTATGGATGCAAAACCAGCTCAAGCAGAATCAGACACAGGAACGAATTCTTGACTATGTGAATCAG CTCTGTGAACGGTTGCCTAGCCCAATGGGAGAATCTGCAGTTGATTGTGGTGGTTTGTCTTCCATGCCCAATGTTTCCTTTACAATTGGTGGAAGAACATTTGATCTCACCCCTGAGCAG TATGTGCTCAAGGTAGGCGAGGGAGATGTAGCACAATGCATTAGTGGATTTACTGCTTTGGATGTCCCACCTCCCCGCGGACCTCTCTG gATCTTGGGAGATGTATTCATGGGTCGCTATCATACAGTGTTTGACTATGGCAATGAGAGAATCGGTTTTGCGGAAGCTGCATAG
- the LOC126590738 gene encoding uncharacterized protein LOC126590738, which yields MNQVLFTLVLAEMALILSLLFQTPVRKLVIVGLDRSKQGRGPLVAKSVGGTILVFFSSTIYSVFSVQNRLTETGFVNPTDEVLMAHRLLEASLIGFSLFLAMVIDRLHYYIKELHLLRKRVEEVKNLKKDQEHRESTAPAEVKKATQMIDKAAES from the exons ATGAATCAAGTTTTGTTTACACTCGTGCTGGCTGAAATGGCATTGATTCTGAGCCTTTTGTTCCAAACCCCTGTGAGGAAGTTGGTGATCGTGGGGTTAGATCGATCGAAGCAAGGGCGAGGGCCCTTGGTGGCGAAGAGCGTGGGAGGAACCATTCTCGTCTTCTTTAGCTCCACCATATATAGTGTATTCAGTGTTCAGAATCGTTTAACAGAGACAGGCTTTGTCAATCCAACAGATGAGGTTCTTATGGCACATCGTCTCCTAGAAGCATCTCTCATTG GGTTTTCCTTATTCCTGGCAATGGTTATAGATAGACTACACTACTATATCAAAGAGCTCCATCTGCTCCGAAAACGCGTTGAAGAAGTGAAGAATCTGAAAAAGGATCAAGAGCACAGGGAAAGTACTGCTCCTGCAGAAGTGAAGAAGGCAACACAGATGATAGATAAGGCAGCCGAAAGCTGA